GATCCATATGCAGTTTTTTACAAACATAGAGACAGGTTGTGGTGATGAGAACCTAAACTTGTATACCTCCTCCAATGTAGATCTGTTTCAATTGCTTGGCTTCAGacaataattaatttttacatagcggaccatcatcacaaagtgctttacaagacatGAGACtggggtgtgtaaactatgcatcagctgcagagtcacttaaaacaacttCTCATCTGAAAGGCGGAGCACAGAGAGGTTAAATGACTtggaactgggatttgaaccagggacctcctggttataaggctgtttctttaaccactggaccacaccagTTTGTTTGTGGTTTAGTTGTAGTTTCTCATATCTTTGATGTAATGGTTTTATTACAATGGTGCATGTATTTTTAAGCTATTATCCAGTTCTGTTAAACTTGAAAGCCAACAAATTACCACATGAGTCTAGTGGGTATATGGAGATGTCCTGTCCATCTGTATCCCAAGTCAAATTTCCTTCCCAAGATAGATGCATTAACAGTATTCTAACCACACATTTATGATTCATCCTGCACTCCGTGTAATTTGAGACGCTACAACTTTAAAAGGTTAAGAAAAGACATTTCAGAAGCTAGAAAATGAATTGAAGTATTAGGCATTGTTGTGACTCCTTGAGTCCAGTGATGTTAATCTACATGTAAAAACAATGTAGAGACATAGGTGaacattgctattttttcttttggttcTAGGGTTCAACAAATGCCAAAGAACTGTCTGCAAAGGGTGTGAAAATCTGGGATGCCAATGGATCGCGGGAGTTTTTAGACAGAAGTGGCTTTACGTCAAGAGAGGAAGGAGACCTTGGGCCTGTCTACGGGTTCCAGTGGCGACATTTTGGGGCAGAATACAAGGATATGAATTCAGGTGTGATTTGCTTGCCCTCTTgcttaacatttaaaacagacataTAGGAATCGTTGCAGTATAGTTACAGAGGGTCACCTATGTTCCCAAAGATTCAAAATGTAACATACTCAATATGCATGTGGGATCTCAGAGACTAACCTGGTAATTGCATGATTTTGTAGTGGGCAGGGTGAGTTTGGTCCTTGCTGTTTCCAAGTTTACTATCTTGGACGGAGATCCCATTTAGAATGTAGagctataaatattataaattgtGACTGTTGAAAATGTCAATTGGAATTGTTGGTTatccattgttttatttcttgtcttATAATACTTATTCTTTTATGAAATTGCTTTGTTCagatttaatttgttgtttagtttgaaaCCTGCATTTTGCTGTCAATTATCAGAACCTCCTTTTTGTAAGTTAGATACATGTCTCAAGGGTTCTGTCCTAGTTCAAGAAACTTAAGCTTGAACAGCAGCCCCTACGGACCAGTCACCCATTCACCCATTGAGCTTTAGATCAGCGCTcaagcttactttttttttttcccaaacaatGTATGTTAGGGTAAAAGTATTGATTTGCCAATATtcagatttactggtaaatgtccgaaataaaCATGATAGTACTTTGGACATTTAttggtaaatctcaagaataaccaagtgcctttatCAATAAGCTTTCAGTAAAtgtctgaaaataaatatatttcttcttATAAATATGGCCCCTTGGTTGAGATGATTTAATATATACccctttttttgtaatgtttagaTTACACTGGACAAGGTGTTGATCAGCTGCAGAAAGTTATTGACACTATTAAAAACAACCCTGAAGACAGAAGGATTATCATGTGTGCTTGGAATCccaaaggtattttatttattataaaagagAGACTTTTTAAAAGCAGCCAGGTTAAACCTGTTGCCACTTAAGACTGGCTATGACAATTATCCCAAACTTTTGCAGTATGTTCTTGCACTTGTCTTTAAAATAAGCTGCCACACAATTTATCAAATCATTATGTGCTGCATCCCGTAAGTGTTGGACCACCCCCGATGGTTTGTGGCACCTTGGGTTTGCCTGTATTCCCCCAGTTACACAGCTTTCTTACTAACAATCATGGTATGCTTGAATAGATAATTGTCCGTTCCTTGActatatgcaaattattttatgAGCAAGTGACAGGATGTTGCCTATTTTCTAGgcaagaaaatgttattttatttgaaaacctcACTTACTTACGATGTTAAGTGTCTTGGTATCAGTGTACAGATAATCTTCCCACCCTTAAATAGGTAATAATACAATGTTATCAATTTACTACAAATGTGAAATGACAGGGTGGGATATTTGAGCTTCATTTTTGTCAAACAGGACAACATTCATGTGGTACCTTGTCAGTTACTGTTGTTGAAAAACctatatatgtattaaaacagtGTCCCACCCATTCATTCTGCATTAGTAGTAAatagaaaatgtactgtatgcactCTATGAATTCTTTATGcctgttttcattgtattaatattttactttttatttatattcaagATCTACCTCAAATGGCTCTTCCTCCCTGCCACGCCTTGTGCCAGTTCTATGTGTGTAACGGTGAATTATCCTGTCAGCTCTATCAGCGATCAGGAGATATGGGACTGGGTGTCCCGTTCAACATTGCCAGTTATGCATTGCTCACATATATGATTGCCCATATTACAGAACTAAAGGTACTAacaaaggtgttttgtttttaaatatacattttctttcataCTTTTTTAAAGTATACTTTTCAAGCCCAAAACAAACCATGTATATTGGTTTACAAGATTTATAAAGGGTTtacttttatttaagaaaaagaatgaTGGCAACCACTTcaataacacacaatttgtaaagGTCAATTAAATCCTCTAGtaattgttgcttgttttgaAGAAAAGGATTATTCTTCATCAGAACCCTCTCTAATGTACAtggcctgcaaaaaaaaaaaaaaaaaaaaaaaaaggggggggggggggggggtggggggggtggtatGGTTTTATAAACACCCTTTCAATCAACCAAAAACTAGATATTTGCTCTGCATATATCTGAAcattgtttgcattttgtttttcagcctgGTGATTTTGTACACACATTGGGAGATGCGCATATTTATGTAAACCACATTGAGCCTTTAAAAATCCAGGTAAGAGTTGAAGATTCTTAAAACTCAATTAATACAGTTCACTGAAGTACAGTTGTGTTCGTATTGCTGTATATAATCTGAACAGCTGCAGAGacagtgtccattttaggacctcctcacccctcctcgagtcaatcgtcagacatcagacctcacccctctgAGTCAATCCTCAACCCATCAGGCATCAGTccggggtttgttttttttccagggagATTGAGGGGTTGGACAGTC
This Polyodon spathula isolate WHYD16114869_AA chromosome 3, ASM1765450v1, whole genome shotgun sequence DNA region includes the following protein-coding sequences:
- the LOC121308419 gene encoding thymidylate synthase-like, whose protein sequence is MPATSEINACAQYPDKEQKEAHTAEKNFTMFCDEQGYLDQVEYIMKHGFRKGDRTGTGVVSLFGSQARYSLRDQFPLLTTKRVFWRGILEELLWFIKGSTNAKELSAKGVKIWDANGSREFLDRSGFTSREEGDLGPVYGFQWRHFGAEYKDMNSDYTGQGVDQLQKVIDTIKNNPEDRRIIMCAWNPKDLPQMALPPCHALCQFYVCNGELSCQLYQRSGDMGLGVPFNIASYALLTYMIAHITELKPGDFVHTLGDAHIYVNHIEPLKIQLQREPRPLPKLKILRKVDSIDDFKAEDFEIIDYSPHPAIKMQMAV